In a single window of the Acyrthosiphon pisum isolate AL4f chromosome X, pea_aphid_22Mar2018_4r6ur, whole genome shotgun sequence genome:
- the LOC100169237 gene encoding phenoloxidase-activating factor 2, translating into MWPSLNLRCTLSLHTIIALVVALAVVVVVVIAVRPTIAAPKSDGDATISIDGQHCKCVPFNLCWSNNTVNVTSSEGSCSSNKVCCINEYVNNNVRSCGIGISPPNTINSDNIRPRIINFEDNSNTHFGQFPWMVAILKTDINHETGITTENVFVCGGSLIHPRVVLTAAHCVSKDVKLIKVRVGVWDTQCPNDEENSKNSCEDFGVSKIVYHPNYYYDDSTIRNDVALVELESEIILHPHISIICIPDNENQTNYDPQSCVSTGWGQNGYEPSIYGPQTELKKAELSLIPNDLCQQKLRTTVLGANFVLHESFLCAGGITGVDTCKGDGGGPLICAMKGDQGKSKKYIQVGIVSWGIGCGDENIPGVYSSVAVNSQWINDELKTITSK; encoded by the exons ATGTGGCCTTCGTTGAACCTCCGCTGTACGTTGTCGCTGCATACGATCATCGCCTTGGTCGTCGCTTTGgccgtcgttgtcgtcgtcgtgaTCGCCGTCCGCCCGACGATCGCCGCCCCTAAGTCCGACGGCGACGCGACGATCTCGATCGACGGCCAGCATTGTAAGTGCGTGCCGTTCAACCTGTGTTGGTCGAACAATACCGTCAACGTAACCTCTAG CGAAGGCAGTTGCAGCAGCAATAAAGTATGCTGCATAAATGAATATGTCAATAACAATGTTCGTAGTTGTGGCATTGGTATTTCACCACCAAATACCATCAATTCTGATAATATAAGACCCCGTATTATTAATTTCGAAG ATAACTCAAACACACATTTTGGTCAATTTCCGTGGATGGTTGCTATTTTGAAAACAGATATAAATCACGAGACTGGTATTACAActgaaaatgtttttgtttgtgGTGGTTCATTAATACATCCACGAGTCGTTTTAACTGCGGCACACTGCGTcag CAAGgatgtgaaattaataaaagtacGAGTTGGCGTGTGGGATACTCAGTGCCCCAATGATGaagaaaatagtaaaaattcgTGCGAAGATTTTGGTGtttcaaaaatagtttatcatccaaattattattatgatgatagcACTATACGTAATGATGTTGCGTTAGTCGAACTCGAATCCGAAATTATATTACATCcacatattagtattatatgcaTTCCTGACAATGAAAATCAAACAAACTATGACCCTCAATCGTGTGTATCAACAGGGTGGGGTCAAAATGGATACg AACCGAGTATATACGGACCTcaaactgaattaaaaaaagcaGAGTTGTCTCTTATCCCCAATGATTTGTGCCAGCAGAAATTACGGACCACGGTACTTGGGGCAAATTTCGTTTTACATGAAAGTTTTCTTTGTGCTGGTGGCATAACAGGAGTAGATACATGCAAA ggTGATGGTGGCGGACCGTTGATATGTGCAATGAAAGGAGACCAAGGgaagtctaaaaaatatatccaaGTGGGCATTGTGTCTTGGGGTATTGGGTGTGGTGATGAAAATATACCTGGTGTATACTCGTCGGTAGCGGTGAATTCTCAGTGGATCAACGATGAGCTTAAAACGATTACATCAAAATGA